The following is a genomic window from Candidatus Caldatribacterium sp..
AGGTCGGGGTGAAGAGCCCCTTCCGGTCAAACTCCGAGTTGAGGACGTAAAGCGTTCCCCCATGGCCTACGCCCGGGAGGATGAAAAGCTCAGCGCTATTGCCTTTTGCCCTGAGCTCCTCAAAAAGCCGCATGCTCTGCTCTTTGGGGGTGATTTCGTCCTCTTCCCCCACAACAAGGACAAAGGGGATAGGGGTCTTTTCGACCTGGAAAACGGGGGAGAGCTCCCGGAGGTTCTTCTTTCCCTCGAAGAGGTCGAAGAAAATCCGGCGGATGAGGTTCCGGAAGGGGATATCAAGGGTTTCCTCATAGGCTGGAAGGTCGTAGGGGCCGCTCAAAAGGAGAACAAGCCGCACCGCTTTGTAGACTTCCTCAGGGAGGATGCCGCGCTTAACGGTTGAAAGGGCCACAAGGTGTGCTCCCGCAGAGTGGCCGCAGAGGACGAATTCCCTCCGTCCCCCGTATGTTTCGATGTTTTCATAGAGGAAAGAGAGGGCTTTCCTGACATCCGCGAGGATTCCTGAAAAGCGGACCCTGGGGTACACGCGGTAGTCAAGGCTCACAAAGATGTACCCGGCTCTTGTGACCTCCCGGGCAAAGTGGCGGTAGAGGGCTTCATTCTTTGACCCTCCAATCCAGGTTCCCCCGTGGACGAAGACGAAAACAGGGAGTTTTTCGTTTCTTCGTATCGAGAGGGGAACGAGGATGTCGAGTTTCTGGGCTTTGTCGTTCCCGTAGGGGACGTCCTTGTAGACGATGCTCTCTGTGTACTCGGCAAGGATTTCAGGAGGCATGTAGAGGGGCTTTCCCTCTTTCACCTTTTTGAGCCCAAAGGTTTGGGCGAGTTCCTCTTTTATCCTCTCGTTTTCGAAGAAGGAGAAGGCGAACTGCTCTTTGAGCTCCCGGGAGAGGATGGAGGCAGCGTTCTCGAGGGAGATGTAGCTCAGAAGAAGGAAGAAGATGAGGAGGATGGCGCTACTTCGAATCACGGCCAGATTTCCCCAAGGTCGTTTCTTGTTCGGGCAAAGGCCCCGGCTTCAAGGGTGAAGGTTACGGTGGCGCTTCCTCCAGAAGCATCAGAGGCAAGGACGGTATGGGTCCCGGGGGAAACGGCAACAAAGAGGGACTCATCCGGAGCGCTTTCCCCCACATACTCCCCGTCAAGGAACCAGAAAATCCGTCCCCTTCCCCCCTCGGCCCGAAGGGGAAGGCGGAGCTTGGAATTCGGTGGAAGGAGGAAGTACTTCCGGCCGGGGATGGGGGAGACAATCGCAAGAGGGGTTTCCTTACTTGGCCTTAGAGTCCCCAGGGAGGGGGTGTGGAGGCTGCAAACCTCAAGGGGCGATACGTTGCGGAGGAAGGGCGCTGCGGTCCGGTGTTCACAGAACGGAGAGGCGATTTTCCCCGAGAGGGTGCAGACCTCCCGCCACTTAATGTCCTCAGGGCACCTGTACCAGACTCGTTCCCCCCGCATGAGGTATTCCATGAGGCGGATGCTCACCGGGGCAGCTAAGCGAATACCGACGAGCTCCTCGTGGGGCAATCCCTTTGGGTCTCCAAACCACACAAGGACCGTATAGCGGGGGTTATAGGCCACGGTCCAGGCGTCCCGAAGGCCGTAGGAGGTCCCGGTTTTGAAGGCGCAAAGAGGCAGAGGAAGGGTCTTTTTCGGAAGGGGATTGAAGCGGGAGGAATCGGCAAGGATTTCGGCAATCATGTAGGCGCTTCCCTCTGAGAAGACCCGCTTTCTGGTCGGCGTGTCCTCGGGGAAAAAGGTGAGCTCGATTTCTTCCCCAAGACGGCTCAGGGCGGTGTAGCCCCGGGCAAGCTCAAAGGGCGTCACTTCACATCCCCCAAGGATGAGGGAGTCACCGTAGAAGGTTTCATCTTTCGTGATGCGGGAAAAGCCGAGCGCCTGGAAGAGGTCCAGGCAGTCCCGGAGCCCCACTTTCCGGGCGACCCGAACTGCAGGAACGTTCAGGGACAAAGCCAAAGCAACCTCGCAGGACACCAGTCCCCGAAAGCCAAGGTCGAAATTCCTCGGAACGTTTCCCCCAAGTTCATACGGGGTGTCGGGAACGATGCTTGAGGGGACGAAAAGCCCCCGGTCAAAAGCCCGGGCGTACACGAAGGGCTTGAGGGCGGAACCAGGGGAGCGGGGAGCCTGGAGGCAGTCGACAAAGGCTTTCTCAGGAGTCCTTCGGAAGCG
Proteins encoded in this region:
- a CDS encoding alpha/beta hydrolase gives rise to the protein MIRSSAILLIFFLLLSYISLENAASILSRELKEQFAFSFFENERIKEELAQTFGLKKVKEGKPLYMPPEILAEYTESIVYKDVPYGNDKAQKLDILVPLSIRRNEKLPVFVFVHGGTWIGGSKNEALYRHFAREVTRAGYIFVSLDYRVYPRVRFSGILADVRKALSFLYENIETYGGRREFVLCGHSAGAHLVALSTVKRGILPEEVYKAVRLVLLLSGPYDLPAYEETLDIPFRNLIRRIFFDLFEGKKNLRELSPVFQVEKTPIPFVLVVGEEDEITPKEQSMRLFEELRAKGNSAELFILPGVGHGGTLYVLNSEFDRKGLFTPT
- the pbpC gene encoding penicillin-binding protein 1C; protein product: MSIRRIRYWLLGIAGVFLLGVVYLFLLPFDVTPFLRYDSSFALYDREGTLLSVLRSPRDSFSIPIPLEEMGEWLPKVAVESEDRRFFRHPGVDILALGRALFTNLRSRRIVSGASTITTQLVRLLFPRPRTLTSKLWEYLVALRLERHLGKKAILESYLNRIPLGGNIYGVEAASWYYFGKKAKDLSFLEAVSLVSLFPAPERFRPDKNPENFLRRRNALLARLHQRGLITQEEYLLYTSAPCPKPRGLPQAAYHAAVLLEKMTSSSRVRSTLVFPLQAMLERALEEAVVTLPEGITACGVIVENETGHILAYVGNARFRRTPEKAFVDCLQAPRSPGSALKPFVYARAFDRGLFVPSSIVPDTPYELGGNVPRNFDLGFRGLVSCEVALALSLNVPAVRVARKVGLRDCLDLFQALGFSRITKDETFYGDSLILGGCEVTPFELARGYTALSRLGEEIELTFFPEDTPTRKRVFSEGSAYMIAEILADSSRFNPLPKKTLPLPLCAFKTGTSYGLRDAWTVAYNPRYTVLVWFGDPKGLPHEELVGIRLAAPVSIRLMEYLMRGERVWYRCPEDIKWREVCTLSGKIASPFCEHRTAAPFLRNVSPLEVCSLHTPSLGTLRPSKETPLAIVSPIPGRKYFLLPPNSKLRLPLRAEGGRGRIFWFLDGEYVGESAPDESLFVAVSPGTHTVLASDASGGSATVTFTLEAGAFARTRNDLGEIWP